The nucleotide window TTATTTTGTAGAAAATGCTGCATGTAACTAATATTCAGCTTTTCCTGGACTGAGCTACAATTCAGGGGGCTTTCTGAAAACTGATAGATGCTTTTCTTCAGTCCACTTCACAAGGTTACGAGGTTAATGATTAATTAAGGAGACTGTGTTTATATCAGCCAGTGGTGCTGGCAAGGAATATTGTTCAGGCATAGTCATAACTTTATTTGTAGTCTTCCTTTTGCAGTTGATTCATGTTGATCCTCTCCCTTCTTCTCAATCCTCCAGGATCcaaaggtgttttttttggggtttttttgggggggcagTTTGTATATCTGTGTgtgtttggttgttgttgtttttatacAAGCAGTGGTTGCGCTATTGGAAGAATCAAatgctattttaaatattttattctcatGATCAAGAGGCTATggcttaattttgtttttaaacacttGTTTATGGTGGCTTTAGAACAGCCTAAACTACAATTGTCAAAAAGACTGATGCTATCCTCCAGTAGAAAGAGGATTACTCGTGATTTCATTGGTTTTAGTAAAGAGATTGAAAGTAACTTAGAATCAAATATCAGTTGTAGAGATCAAAATCTCTCCAGACTGGTTTGGATGAGAAAGCAGTTGCATTGACTGGAATCTGATGTccaaaaaaaaggcaatgtgTTCCTGAATAAGAAActgtttaaagaaattaatctaGTGCTAAGTACCATTTAATTTAACACCTCTTAGGGCAGAGCCATTACCTATGGAGTGCACAGTGATGGAATTAATAAATTACAGAAGTTTACTGCAAGGACATGTAACCCCAAACTCCCAATACTGCAGTTGCTCTGATAGGATTTCTCACAGGAAGGTGCAGACTTCCCAGGCATGGTCAAGATGTGGTCATGGTCAATATGAGGGAGAGGTTAGCAAACAGGAATTTCAAGGCCTAAATCTGACTTCTAACAAGACAGACAAGTTTTCACTGGCATTGGCACAGAGGCAATTAATGCAGTTTTGGATCCTGTGCACAAAAGCTGTATACTGTGGAAGGTCTTCCTCATGTGACCTTTGTCACCACTCTTACCAGAAATAAAGGCAAAGtgaagggaaataaaagtgCCTTTCCCACAGCAAACTACGGCAATTTTTCACAATTTTCCCATTAAAGAGTTTAACTAAAAGGTTTTGGTTACTTTAGTACTCCAGCTTGGACAGCTGTAGCTGAGTGCCTTGCTCAAGTGAATTAGGGGACTTACTAAATCTTACTCATTTATTCTTTATTAGTTTTGCTTATAAAGGAGGTGCTTTAtctgttggggatttttttgtttatttttagaatttgTCTACCCTTGGATTTCAGGATTAAGGCTGAAATGCTGGGAGTTGTCACTATTCTAGTCTAAAACTGCAACAAACTTCAcaataattttgattttaggGCTTGCTGTGGCTTTGCATCACAGCTGTAATGCACAGATGTTAAATACAGAGATTAACTTGTCCTCTTGCCTGTTCTCTAAAAAGGGCACCACTGGTAATGCAAAGTTACAAGTGACTAATGGGAAAGCGATACATTAAATAAATGTAGCTCCAGAGCTAGTAAGTTAAAATCTGTTGTTGAACGTCTATTGAGAACTAAATTATTTCAATCTGGTTTTAGGTGTCTTTGTATCCAGCGTTGTTCTGGTCTTACAACAGCGAGCACTTTTCAAGTTCTACATGATTGCCTCAGCGTTTCTGCTGGCTGCAACTTCAGTGTTGGTGAATTACTATGCTGCTTTGCACATAAACTTCTACAGTGCCTACAACACAGCTGCATTTGGAATTCAGATTTTCCCACATAAAGGACCTTCACTATGGATGGCACTTTCCATCCTTCAGCTTACCTTTGGAATTGGATATGTTACATTGCTAAACATGCAGTCCATATACTCTCAACTCATCATCCTGGATATACTGATTCCTGTAATTGGCTTAGTCGTTGAATTACCTTTAAATGTCCGGCAAgtacttgtttttatttcaggcCTAGTTCTGACACTAAATACCACGGCCATTTTAGCTACAAAAATTAAGTGGTTCTATTATTCGGTACGATACGTTTATCTGCTGGTGAGGCACATGTATCGTATTTATGGATTACAGCTATTGATGGAAGATACGTGGAAAAGGATTCAGTTTCCAGCTGTACTGCGTGTCTTTTGGCTAACAAGACTTACAGCACAAGCTGTGGTATTAACTTATGTAGTAAAGATGGCTGAAAACAACACGGAAGAAAAATTCTTCTTGATATCATGGGATAACTGTTGGGAAGTGATCTGCAGCCTGATCATAAGTGGGTGTGACTCTACTTTAACTGTATTGGGCATGAGTGCCGTCATTTCCTCAATAGCGCATTATTTGGGACTTGGTATCCTGGCCTTCATTGGGTCAACTGATGAGGATGACAAAAGGCTTGGGTTTGTAGCACCCGTCTTGTTTTTTATTCTGGCTCTGCAGACTGGTTTAAGTGGACTGAAACCAGAGGAACGATTGGTTCGCCTGAGTCGAAACATGTGCCTTTTGTTGACCGCAGTCCTGCATTTTATCCATGGAATGACAGACCCCGTGCTGATGTCTCTCAGTGCCTCCCATGTGTCATCGTTCCGCAGACACTTTCCTGTACTGTTTGTCTCCGCTTGCCTTTTCATTCTTCCAGTTCTGCTCAGTTACATCCTCTGGCACCACTATGCACTAAATACTTGGCTTTTTGCAGTCACAGCGTTCTGTGTAGAGCTTTGCCTAAAAGTAATCGTTTCTATCACTGTTTATATATTGTTTATGATTGACGGCTACTATAATGTGCTATGGGAAAAACTTGATGATTATGTCTATTATGTTCGCTCAACTGGCAATATTATTGAGTTTATATTCGGAGTAATCATGTTTGGAAATGGAGCTTACACAATGGTATTTGAATCAGGAAGCAAGATTCGTGCTTGCATGATGTGTCTGCACGCATACTTCAACATCTACCTGCAAGCCAAGAATGGCTGGAAGACTTTTATAAACCGCCGCACTGCTGTGAAGAAAATCAACTCGCTTCCAGAGGTAAAAGGAGCTCGGTTACATGAAATTGATGATGTCTGTGCAATCTGCTACCACGAGTTCACCACCTCTGCGCGCATTACTCCATGCAACCATTATTTCCATGCACTTTGTCTTCGGAAGTGGCTGTACATTCAGGACACATGCCCAATGTGCCATCAAAAAGTGTATATTGAGGACAAAGAAAATGCCAATATCTCTAACAACAACGGGTTTGTAGCACCAAATGAAAATCCTGTACGGGTTGCAGAAGAAGCTGCTGATGCTGAAAATGAATTAAATGAAGATAATGACAGTTCTGATAGTGATGAGGAAGATGGCGACTGTGTGGCACAGCACTTGAATGAGACTCTTAATGTTGACTCTAACTCCCTTGGTGATTAAGATGTCTTTTACTAAGCCGTGAGGTATTTGTTCAAGATTGACTCCAACGGAATAAAAGTATCACTTTGTAGTTATTGTACTTAAGCACAACAGCAGTATCTCAATGTTGAGTCTGTGAATGGTGGTTGTTTACTGTGGTGTGTGCTACTGTAAATATACCTCTAATTTTTGCTGGTCTCTTTCACGACCACCTTAAAATTATGTACATTATTGTACAtggaataaaatgttttcacGTTTTTAAGTTGGTTGGAAAAACACTCTTTAATTGATGTAGTGATGATGCTGTG belongs to Taeniopygia guttata chromosome 2, bTaeGut7.mat, whole genome shotgun sequence and includes:
- the RNF139 gene encoding E3 ubiquitin-protein ligase RNF139 isoform X2 gives rise to the protein MIASAFLLAATSVLVNYYAALHINFYSAYNTAAFGIQIFPHKGPSLWMALSILQLTFGIGYVTLLNMQSIYSQLIILDILIPVIGLVVELPLNVRQVLVFISGLVLTLNTTAILATKIKWFYYSVRYVYLLVRHMYRIYGLQLLMEDTWKRIQFPAVLRVFWLTRLTAQAVVLTYVVKMAENNTEEKFFLISWDNCWEVICSLIISGCDSTLTVLGMSAVISSIAHYLGLGILAFIGSTDEDDKRLGFVAPVLFFILALQTGLSGLKPEERLVRLSRNMCLLLTAVLHFIHGMTDPVLMSLSASHVSSFRRHFPVLFVSACLFILPVLLSYILWHHYALNTWLFAVTAFCVELCLKVIVSITVYILFMIDGYYNVLWEKLDDYVYYVRSTGNIIEFIFGVIMFGNGAYTMVFESGSKIRACMMCLHAYFNIYLQAKNGWKTFINRRTAVKKINSLPEVKGARLHEIDDVCAICYHEFTTSARITPCNHYFHALCLRKWLYIQDTCPMCHQKVYIEDKENANISNNNGFVAPNENPVRVAEEAADAENELNEDNDSSDSDEEDGDCVAQHLNETLNVDSNSLGD
- the RNF139 gene encoding E3 ubiquitin-protein ligase RNF139 isoform X1 — protein: MAAPGPPRLPRLRLGPRLRAGLEVALRVPSLFLIDAIFNSAPLPGGSVSAALLGALLRLLGVFVSSVVLVLQQRALFKFYMIASAFLLAATSVLVNYYAALHINFYSAYNTAAFGIQIFPHKGPSLWMALSILQLTFGIGYVTLLNMQSIYSQLIILDILIPVIGLVVELPLNVRQVLVFISGLVLTLNTTAILATKIKWFYYSVRYVYLLVRHMYRIYGLQLLMEDTWKRIQFPAVLRVFWLTRLTAQAVVLTYVVKMAENNTEEKFFLISWDNCWEVICSLIISGCDSTLTVLGMSAVISSIAHYLGLGILAFIGSTDEDDKRLGFVAPVLFFILALQTGLSGLKPEERLVRLSRNMCLLLTAVLHFIHGMTDPVLMSLSASHVSSFRRHFPVLFVSACLFILPVLLSYILWHHYALNTWLFAVTAFCVELCLKVIVSITVYILFMIDGYYNVLWEKLDDYVYYVRSTGNIIEFIFGVIMFGNGAYTMVFESGSKIRACMMCLHAYFNIYLQAKNGWKTFINRRTAVKKINSLPEVKGARLHEIDDVCAICYHEFTTSARITPCNHYFHALCLRKWLYIQDTCPMCHQKVYIEDKENANISNNNGFVAPNENPVRVAEEAADAENELNEDNDSSDSDEEDGDCVAQHLNETLNVDSNSLGD